A stretch of Metabacillus sp. FJAT-52054 DNA encodes these proteins:
- the gcvPA gene encoding aminomethyl-transferring glycine dehydrogenase subunit GcvPA, translating into MKHRYLPMTDHDQKDMLSAIGVQSIDELFEDIPEQVRFKGEYDIKPAKSETGLLRELSGLAAKNKDLRQNASFLGAGVYDHYMPIIVDHVISRSEFYTAYTPYQPEISQGELQAIFEFQTMICELTGMDVANSSMYDGGTALAEAAMLAAGHTKKKKILVSEAVNPESKDVLRTYAKGQYIEVIEIPASDGVTDLTLLEKEMGEDVAAVIIQYPNFFGQIEPLKEIEPIAHQGKSMMIVSSNPLALGILTPPGSLGADIVVGDAQVFGIPTAFGGPHCGYFAVTSKLMRKVPGRLVGQTVDEDGRRGFVLTLQAREQHIRRDKATSNICSNQALNALAASVAMTALGKKGVREMAVQNLQKANYAKNRFKEAGMDIAFNGPIFNEFAVKLNQPVKEANAKLIESGMIGGYDLGLTSPGLKNHMLVAVTELRTKEEIDQLVKELGDRHE; encoded by the coding sequence ATGAAGCACCGTTATTTGCCGATGACAGATCATGATCAAAAAGACATGCTCAGCGCAATTGGCGTTCAATCAATTGATGAACTGTTTGAGGATATCCCTGAACAGGTTCGTTTTAAAGGTGAATACGATATTAAACCGGCCAAATCCGAAACGGGGCTTTTAAGAGAGCTAAGCGGACTTGCAGCGAAAAACAAAGATTTGCGCCAAAACGCTTCTTTTCTCGGGGCGGGCGTTTACGATCATTACATGCCGATTATCGTAGACCATGTTATCTCCCGTTCGGAGTTCTATACAGCCTATACTCCGTATCAGCCGGAAATTTCTCAAGGGGAGCTGCAGGCAATCTTCGAATTTCAAACGATGATCTGCGAATTGACCGGCATGGATGTTGCCAATTCATCTATGTATGATGGCGGAACGGCACTTGCAGAAGCAGCTATGCTTGCAGCAGGGCATACAAAGAAAAAGAAAATTCTGGTATCAGAAGCTGTCAATCCTGAATCCAAGGATGTTTTGCGTACTTATGCAAAAGGACAATACATTGAAGTGATCGAAATTCCTGCATCAGACGGAGTGACAGATCTTACTTTGCTTGAAAAGGAAATGGGTGAGGATGTGGCAGCAGTCATCATCCAATATCCGAACTTTTTCGGGCAAATTGAACCGCTGAAAGAGATTGAGCCGATTGCTCATCAAGGAAAGAGTATGATGATTGTCTCTTCCAATCCTCTGGCACTTGGCATCCTGACACCGCCGGGATCTTTAGGTGCAGATATTGTAGTTGGAGACGCTCAAGTGTTTGGAATTCCAACCGCTTTTGGCGGTCCTCACTGCGGATACTTTGCCGTAACGAGTAAACTGATGAGAAAAGTCCCTGGAAGGCTCGTCGGCCAGACCGTGGATGAAGACGGCCGTCGGGGATTTGTTTTAACCCTTCAGGCGCGGGAGCAGCATATCCGCCGTGACAAGGCAACGTCCAATATTTGCTCCAATCAGGCATTGAATGCTCTTGCAGCATCTGTTGCCATGACGGCTCTCGGTAAAAAAGGTGTCAGGGAAATGGCTGTACAAAATCTTCAAAAAGCGAATTACGCAAAAAATCGTTTCAAAGAAGCCGGAATGGATATCGCATTTAATGGGCCGATTTTTAATGAGTTTGCGGTTAAGCTGAATCAGCCTGTGAAAGAAGCGAACGCTAAGCTGATTGAATCCGGAATGATCGGAGGCTATGATTTAGGCTTAACGAGTCCGGGTTTAAAGAATCATATGCTTGTTGCTGTGACTGAATTAAGAACAAAGGAAGAAATAGATCAGCTCGTTAAGGAATTGGGGGATCGCCATGAATAA
- a CDS encoding vitamin B12-dependent ribonucleotide reductase: MPVSLEEKMKMDVDKLNKDISLFTQVHPVTDDMHLTHKGVSRLVMLDRYTFKDTEKVTLSKGDFVVLTIKEDPKFPARGLGYITELDWTSKTATVLVDEEYRHSLDKPEEIESGLIVRSLDVIEKPLEVFYEQIAKRNATGLASVEKTEEKRQEWFAKFYQELVATNFVPAGRVLYGAGAGTDVTYFNCYVMPFVQDSREGISEHRKQVMEIMSRGGGVGTNGSTLRPRNTLARGVNGKSSGSVSWLDDIAKLTHLVEQGGSRRGAQMIMLSDWHPDIVEFIISKMQNPRILRYLIENTNDESIKRAAQEKLKFTPFTQAEQDMYQGIVNYKAIPGNGGFSDKVMRDAESKLKTGGTYSVHNSEFLTGANISICLTNDFMKAVEMDEEYDLRFPDVESYSKEDMKAYNEEWHKSGDVREWEAKGYKVRTYRKIKAKELWNLVNICATYSAEPGIFFIDNANDMTNAKAYGQKVVATNPCGEQPLAPFSVCNLAAVNLAEMADKTTKTVNFEKLRQTVETGVRMQDNVIDATPYFLEENKKQALGERRVGLGVMGLHDLLIYCETEYGTEEGNALVDKVFETIATTAYRASVELAKEKGSFPFLTGSREAETMELRRKFTETGYMKKMPEDIREEIEKYGIRNSHLLTVAPTGSTGTMVGVSTGLEPYFSFSYFRSGRLGKFIEVKADIVQEYLDSNPDADPNNLPHWFISAMELSPEAHADAQCVIQRWIDSSISKTVNAPKGYSVEQVEGVYERLYKGGAKGGTVYVDGSRDSQVLTLKAEENTFDDETEEAPKEKGKVVLVDTINALRSTDVTIGNEVGNTCPVCREGTVEDLGGCNTCTSCGAQLKCGL; this comes from the coding sequence ATGCCCGTTTCGTTAGAGGAGAAGATGAAAATGGATGTAGACAAGCTGAATAAGGATATTTCCTTGTTCACGCAGGTGCATCCGGTGACAGATGACATGCACCTTACACATAAAGGCGTTTCCCGTCTTGTCATGCTTGACAGGTATACATTTAAGGATACGGAAAAAGTAACGTTATCCAAAGGTGATTTCGTTGTTCTGACCATAAAAGAGGATCCGAAGTTTCCGGCTAGGGGACTGGGTTACATAACGGAGCTTGATTGGACGTCAAAAACAGCTACTGTTTTAGTAGATGAGGAATACCGTCATTCTCTGGACAAGCCTGAGGAAATCGAAAGCGGATTAATCGTTAGATCCTTAGATGTCATTGAAAAGCCTTTGGAAGTCTTTTACGAACAAATTGCGAAACGAAATGCGACTGGCCTTGCTTCTGTGGAAAAAACCGAAGAAAAACGCCAGGAGTGGTTTGCAAAGTTCTATCAGGAGCTTGTCGCCACAAACTTCGTGCCTGCAGGCCGTGTTTTATATGGAGCAGGAGCTGGAACAGACGTTACGTACTTTAACTGCTATGTCATGCCTTTCGTTCAGGATTCGCGTGAAGGAATTTCTGAGCACCGTAAACAGGTAATGGAAATCATGAGCCGCGGAGGCGGAGTGGGAACGAACGGATCAACCCTCCGGCCGCGCAACACGCTTGCACGCGGAGTAAATGGTAAATCGTCAGGATCGGTTTCCTGGCTTGATGATATCGCAAAACTTACGCATCTTGTGGAACAGGGCGGATCAAGACGCGGTGCCCAAATGATTATGCTTTCCGACTGGCACCCGGACATCGTGGAATTCATTATATCCAAAATGCAAAATCCGCGTATCCTTCGATATCTTATTGAAAATACAAACGATGAATCCATTAAAAGAGCAGCGCAGGAAAAACTGAAATTCACTCCTTTCACACAAGCGGAACAGGACATGTATCAGGGCATTGTAAATTACAAAGCCATTCCTGGAAACGGCGGTTTTTCTGACAAAGTGATGAGAGATGCAGAATCGAAGCTGAAAACCGGCGGAACGTACAGTGTACACAACTCTGAATTCCTAACAGGGGCAAATATCTCCATTTGCCTGACGAACGATTTCATGAAGGCTGTAGAAATGGATGAGGAATATGATTTAAGGTTCCCTGATGTTGAGAGCTACAGCAAGGAAGACATGAAAGCCTACAATGAAGAGTGGCACAAGTCAGGGGACGTACGCGAGTGGGAAGCAAAAGGCTACAAAGTCCGTACGTATCGCAAAATTAAAGCAAAAGAGCTTTGGAACCTGGTGAATATTTGTGCAACATACTCTGCGGAACCTGGCATTTTCTTTATTGATAATGCCAACGATATGACAAACGCTAAAGCCTATGGGCAAAAGGTTGTTGCAACAAATCCGTGCGGAGAACAGCCTCTCGCGCCATTTTCAGTCTGTAACCTTGCAGCTGTAAACCTGGCAGAAATGGCCGACAAAACAACGAAAACGGTAAACTTTGAAAAACTTCGCCAGACGGTTGAAACGGGTGTCCGCATGCAGGATAACGTTATCGATGCAACTCCATATTTCCTTGAGGAGAATAAAAAGCAGGCACTGGGTGAACGCCGTGTTGGACTTGGTGTAATGGGTCTTCATGACCTGCTGATTTACTGTGAAACGGAATACGGAACAGAAGAGGGAAATGCCCTTGTTGATAAAGTGTTTGAAACCATTGCAACAACGGCTTACCGTGCTTCTGTTGAGCTTGCCAAAGAAAAAGGCAGCTTCCCATTCCTGACAGGTTCAAGAGAAGCAGAAACGATGGAGCTGCGCAGAAAATTCACGGAAACAGGCTATATGAAGAAAATGCCTGAGGATATCCGGGAAGAGATTGAAAAGTACGGAATTCGCAACTCTCACTTGCTGACAGTGGCCCCTACAGGTTCAACGGGTACCATGGTCGGTGTATCAACTGGCCTCGAACCTTACTTCTCCTTCTCTTACTTTAGAAGCGGAAGACTCGGTAAATTTATAGAAGTGAAAGCGGATATTGTTCAGGAGTATTTGGACAGCAACCCAGATGCAGATCCTAATAATCTTCCTCACTGGTTTATTTCAGCGATGGAACTGTCCCCTGAAGCCCACGCTGATGCACAGTGTGTCATTCAGCGCTGGATTGACAGCTCGATCTCTAAAACAGTAAATGCCCCTAAAGGCTATTCTGTTGAGCAGGTTGAAGGCGTGTATGAGCGTCTTTATAAAGGCGGTGCTAAGGGCGGAACGGTTTATGTCGATGGAAGCCGGGACTCTCAGGTTCTGACTTTAAAGGCTGAAGAGAATACGTTTGATGACGAAACGGAAGAAGCACCAAAAGAAAAGGGCAAAGTGGTTCTTGTTGATACAATCAACGCCCTGCGTTCAACCGATGTAACGATTGGAAACGAAGTAGGCAACACTTGTCCGGTATGCCGCGAAGGTACGGTCGAAGATCTGGGCGGCTGCAACACATGTACAAGCTGCGGTGCCCAGTTAAAATGCGGATTATAA
- the mntR gene encoding transcriptional regulator MntR, protein MPTPSMEDYIEQIYNLIEEKGYARVSDIAEALGVHPSSVTKMVQKLDKDEYLVYEKYRGLILTPKGKKIGKRLVYRHELLEQFMRIIGVDEDIIYDDVEGIEHHLSWNAIDRIGDLVQYFEEDPKRSEDLKSVQKRSEQDPS, encoded by the coding sequence ATGCCAACGCCCAGTATGGAAGATTACATAGAACAAATTTACAACCTGATAGAAGAAAAAGGCTACGCCAGAGTGTCCGATATCGCAGAAGCACTAGGCGTACATCCCTCCTCTGTTACAAAAATGGTGCAGAAGCTGGATAAAGATGAATATTTAGTTTATGAGAAGTATAGAGGCTTGATTCTTACACCAAAAGGGAAGAAAATTGGCAAACGTCTCGTTTACCGGCATGAACTTCTTGAACAATTTATGAGAATCATTGGTGTGGATGAAGATATTATATACGATGATGTAGAAGGTATTGAACACCATTTAAGCTGGAATGCCATCGATCGGATCGGTGACCTTGTCCAGTATTTTGAGGAAGATCCGAAACGCTCCGAAGATCTTAAAAGCGTACAGAAACGGAGTGAACAGGATCCCTCTTAA
- a CDS encoding DUF4385 domain-containing protein: MSFDYEMDFKNTDFREEPEKYRVGRGEQGVLMVEPYKSEILPHWRFKTPDIAKESSEKIYELFLEYKKKNDFPGMDMARKFLQMGYTRSRRYANYKGGRKYKKDGEVNEREIDDQKAESAAIFEKKWKLVRADEEYLKLKKEHQENYG, encoded by the coding sequence ATGTCTTTTGATTACGAGATGGATTTTAAGAATACCGATTTCAGGGAAGAGCCAGAGAAATACCGGGTTGGCCGAGGGGAGCAGGGGGTCTTGATGGTGGAACCATATAAAAGTGAAATACTCCCCCATTGGCGTTTTAAAACTCCCGATATTGCCAAAGAATCCTCTGAAAAAATTTATGAGCTTTTCCTTGAATATAAAAAGAAAAATGATTTTCCGGGCATGGATATGGCGCGTAAATTTTTACAAATGGGCTATACCCGGTCCAGAAGGTACGCAAATTATAAAGGCGGCCGGAAATACAAAAAGGATGGCGAAGTCAACGAACGGGAAATAGATGACCAGAAGGCTGAATCTGCCGCCATCTTCGAGAAAAAGTGGAAGCTTGTCAGAGCGGATGAAGAGTACTTGAAACTAAAAAAAGAGCATCAGGAGAATTATGGCTAA
- a CDS encoding patatin-like phospholipase family protein yields the protein MYIDGVFSGGGIKGLAMAGAYQAIEKKGLRFARIAGTSAGSIIAAFIAAGYTSDEIIDLLEEANLKDFMDERISFFPLRFLKWISIYWRLGLYKGQKLENWIAEKLKAKGISTFGDLPTGSLKVIASDLTNGKIVVLPDDLPEYGLVPENFSVARAVRMSSSLPYFFEPVKLTSRLGNCVIVDGGVLSNFPIWLFTAELFPKRPVLGIRLTPNEQERPKNKITNAIELYGALFETMKDAHDARHISSKHERNIVFLPVDHILTTEFNLTEEKKLALIELGRSETEHFLQTWAY from the coding sequence GTGTATATTGACGGTGTTTTTTCAGGCGGAGGAATTAAGGGGCTGGCTATGGCTGGAGCCTACCAGGCAATAGAGAAAAAGGGCCTGCGGTTTGCCCGTATAGCCGGAACAAGCGCAGGATCGATTATTGCTGCCTTTATAGCAGCCGGGTATACAAGTGATGAAATTATCGACTTGCTGGAAGAAGCGAATTTAAAGGATTTTATGGATGAACGGATCTCGTTTTTTCCGCTCCGTTTTTTAAAGTGGATTTCGATTTATTGGCGTCTTGGGTTATACAAAGGCCAAAAATTGGAGAATTGGATTGCTGAAAAACTGAAAGCGAAGGGAATCTCAACTTTCGGTGATTTGCCGACAGGATCGTTAAAAGTGATCGCATCCGACCTGACAAACGGGAAGATTGTCGTATTACCCGATGATTTGCCTGAATACGGCCTTGTTCCTGAAAACTTTTCGGTTGCGAGGGCGGTAAGAATGAGCAGCAGTCTGCCTTATTTTTTTGAACCGGTAAAGCTGACATCCCGGTTGGGAAACTGCGTGATTGTCGATGGAGGAGTACTTAGCAATTTTCCCATCTGGCTTTTTACTGCGGAACTATTTCCGAAACGGCCGGTACTGGGCATCCGGTTAACACCGAATGAACAGGAAAGGCCCAAGAATAAAATTACGAATGCCATTGAATTGTACGGGGCCTTATTTGAGACGATGAAGGACGCCCATGACGCCCGCCACATATCAAGCAAGCATGAACGGAATATTGTGTTTTTACCGGTTGATCATATTTTGACGACAGAATTTAATTTAACAGAAGAAAAAAAGCTAGCTCTAATTGAGCTAGGCAGAAGTGAAACGGAGCATTTTCTCCAGACATGGGCCTATTAA
- a CDS encoding DUF1385 domain-containing protein — translation MSTEKKPAYGGQAVVEGVMFGGKHHYVTAIRRKDDSIEFFHLPRKGNPILAKLKKIPFLRGIIAILEASANGTKHLNFSTDRFDVDPGDDSKVASERKESKLTMILGVAAAGILSFLFGKFIFTLIPVFLAESTRFIFKSDFSQIMVEGAFKLILLLAYIYFISLTPLIKRVFQYHGAEHKVINCYENDMPLTVENVQKQSRLHYRCGSSFILFTVIVGVFVYMLVPTDPLWLRVVNRVALIPVVLGISFEVLQLTNSLRNVPILKALGLPGLWLQLLTTKEPDNKQVEVAIESFEELMRMEKETQMSKEQIV, via the coding sequence ATGTCTACAGAGAAAAAACCCGCGTATGGCGGGCAGGCAGTGGTTGAAGGAGTTATGTTCGGAGGAAAGCATCATTACGTAACGGCAATCCGGAGAAAAGATGATTCAATTGAATTTTTTCATTTGCCGAGAAAAGGGAATCCTATTCTTGCAAAACTGAAAAAAATCCCTTTTTTAAGAGGCATTATCGCTATATTGGAAGCAAGTGCAAATGGTACCAAGCATTTGAATTTTTCTACTGACCGATTTGATGTAGACCCTGGAGACGACAGCAAAGTGGCCTCCGAAAGAAAAGAATCAAAACTGACTATGATTCTTGGCGTAGCCGCTGCAGGTATTCTGTCGTTTTTGTTTGGGAAATTCATCTTCACCTTAATACCTGTTTTTCTGGCTGAGTCCACCCGCTTTATCTTTAAAAGTGATTTTTCACAAATCATGGTGGAGGGTGCTTTTAAACTCATTCTGCTGCTTGCCTACATTTATTTTATATCGTTAACCCCTCTTATTAAACGGGTATTCCAATACCACGGGGCAGAACATAAAGTCATTAACTGCTATGAAAACGATATGCCTCTGACGGTAGAAAATGTACAAAAGCAATCCAGGCTCCATTACCGCTGCGGAAGCAGTTTTATCCTGTTTACAGTCATCGTAGGTGTTTTTGTTTATATGCTCGTTCCAACCGATCCTTTATGGTTACGTGTTGTAAATCGGGTAGCTTTAATACCAGTCGTACTTGGTATTTCTTTTGAGGTTTTGCAGCTTACAAATTCCCTCCGCAATGTACCAATCTTAAAAGCACTTGGTCTGCCCGGGTTATGGCTTCAGCTTTTAACCACGAAAGAACCTGATAACAAACAGGTGGAAGTAGCAATTGAGAGCTTTGAAGAGCTAATGAGGATGGAAAAGGAAACCCAAATGTCTAAGGAGCAAATTGTTTAA
- the gcvPB gene encoding aminomethyl-transferring glycine dehydrogenase subunit GcvPB, which produces MNNQDQALIFELTKPGRTGYSLPEMDIPEMKLDELIPEGYLRETEPELPEVSELDIMRHYTALSKRNHGVDSGFYPLGSCTMKYNPKINENVARIAGLAHIHPLQEEETVQGAMELLYDLQEHLREITGMDEVTLQPAAGAHGEWTGLMMIRAFHEANGDLQRTKVVVPDSAHGTNPASATVAGFETVTVKSDETGLVDLEDLRRVVGRDTAALMLTNPNTLGLFEENILEMAEIVHEAGGKLYYDGANLNAVLSKARPGDMGFDVVHLNLHKTFTGPHGGGGPGSGPVGVKKDLIRFLPKPVLVKENGAFHFDYDRPDSIGRVKPFYGNFGINVRAYTYIRTMGPDGLKAVTEYAVLNANYMMRRLAPHFDLPFDKHCKHEFVLSGKRQKKLGVRTLDIAKRLLDFGYHPPTIYFPLNVEECIMIEPTETESKETLDAFIDAMIQIAKEAEENPEIVQEAPHTTVVKRLDETLAARKPVLKFEKKEPVTN; this is translated from the coding sequence ATGAATAATCAGGATCAAGCACTTATTTTTGAACTTACGAAGCCTGGAAGAACCGGCTATAGCCTGCCCGAAATGGACATTCCTGAGATGAAGCTCGATGAACTGATTCCGGAGGGCTACTTAAGGGAAACGGAGCCTGAACTGCCGGAGGTATCAGAGCTTGATATTATGCGTCACTATACCGCCCTGTCCAAGCGCAACCACGGAGTGGATTCCGGTTTTTATCCGCTCGGTTCCTGTACAATGAAATACAATCCGAAAATCAATGAGAATGTAGCCCGGATCGCTGGCTTAGCTCATATTCATCCGCTGCAGGAAGAAGAGACTGTTCAGGGGGCTATGGAGCTGCTGTATGATTTACAGGAGCATTTACGAGAAATAACCGGGATGGACGAAGTGACGCTTCAGCCGGCAGCGGGAGCTCATGGCGAATGGACAGGGCTGATGATGATCCGTGCATTCCATGAAGCAAATGGAGATTTGCAAAGGACAAAAGTAGTGGTACCGGATTCAGCGCACGGTACGAATCCTGCATCGGCCACTGTTGCCGGATTCGAGACGGTAACAGTGAAATCAGATGAAACGGGCCTAGTGGACCTGGAGGATTTAAGAAGAGTCGTTGGACGCGACACAGCAGCGCTCATGCTGACAAATCCGAATACGCTCGGTTTGTTTGAGGAAAACATTTTGGAAATGGCTGAAATTGTTCATGAAGCAGGAGGCAAGCTTTATTACGACGGAGCGAACCTGAATGCCGTTCTAAGTAAAGCGAGACCAGGAGATATGGGCTTTGATGTCGTCCATTTGAATCTTCATAAAACCTTTACGGGTCCGCATGGCGGCGGTGGTCCGGGATCAGGTCCTGTCGGCGTGAAGAAAGACTTAATCCGCTTCCTTCCAAAACCGGTGCTGGTAAAAGAGAATGGAGCGTTCCATTTTGATTATGACCGTCCTGACTCAATTGGAAGAGTGAAGCCGTTTTATGGAAACTTCGGCATCAATGTTCGTGCCTATACGTATATCCGTACAATGGGGCCGGATGGGCTGAAGGCTGTAACTGAATATGCTGTGCTGAACGCGAATTACATGATGCGGAGACTCGCGCCGCATTTTGACCTGCCGTTTGATAAGCATTGCAAGCATGAGTTTGTACTCTCCGGGAAGCGCCAGAAGAAGCTTGGTGTCCGCACGCTGGATATTGCGAAGCGCCTTCTTGACTTTGGCTATCATCCGCCAACCATTTACTTCCCGCTAAACGTCGAGGAGTGCATCATGATTGAGCCTACAGAAACAGAATCGAAGGAAACGCTGGATGCGTTTATCGATGCCATGATTCAAATCGCTAAAGAGGCGGAAGAGAATCCGGAAATCGTACAGGAAGCTCCTCATACAACCGTTGTTAAACGACTTGATGAAACGCTTGCTGCCAGAAAACCGGTTCTGAAGTTTGAGAAAAAAGAACCTGTAACGAATTAA
- a CDS encoding biotin/lipoate A/B protein ligase family protein: MIKEKWRFIDSGNCSPSFNMALDEALLDWHSEGKIPPVIRFYGWNPATLSIGYFQKAEKEIDFDAVKRHGLGFVRRPTGGRGVLHDQELTYSVIVTEEHPEMPRTVTEAYRVISEGILEGFRNLGLDAYFAIPRTDEEKEGLKNPRSSVCFDAPSWYELVVEGRKVAGSAQTRQKGVILQHGSILLDLDEDKLFDLFKYPSERVKERMRRNFSSKAVAANALRETPVTMEEARKAFKKGFETGLNIELEAYELSQDEQMYVENLAKSKYESSDWNFKR; the protein is encoded by the coding sequence ATGATAAAAGAAAAATGGCGATTTATTGATTCAGGAAATTGTTCACCTTCCTTCAACATGGCATTGGATGAAGCGCTGCTGGATTGGCATAGCGAAGGGAAAATTCCACCGGTTATCCGTTTCTATGGATGGAATCCTGCAACCTTATCCATCGGCTATTTTCAAAAGGCTGAAAAAGAAATAGATTTTGATGCGGTTAAACGGCACGGTCTGGGGTTTGTCAGAAGACCGACCGGAGGCAGGGGCGTACTTCATGACCAAGAGCTTACATATAGTGTCATTGTAACGGAGGAGCACCCGGAGATGCCCCGCACGGTTACAGAAGCCTACCGGGTTATTTCTGAAGGAATATTAGAAGGCTTTCGGAATCTTGGTCTTGATGCGTACTTTGCAATTCCAAGAACAGATGAGGAAAAAGAAGGCCTTAAAAATCCGCGATCTTCTGTTTGCTTTGATGCACCATCCTGGTATGAGCTCGTAGTTGAAGGGCGAAAAGTTGCAGGGAGTGCTCAAACCCGCCAGAAGGGTGTCATCCTGCAGCACGGCTCGATCCTGCTTGATTTGGATGAGGATAAGCTGTTTGATTTATTCAAGTATCCCAGTGAGCGGGTAAAAGAACGGATGCGCAGAAATTTTAGCAGTAAAGCTGTTGCAGCGAATGCTTTAAGAGAAACGCCTGTCACAATGGAAGAGGCGCGTAAGGCATTTAAAAAAGGATTTGAGACCGGATTGAATATTGAACTGGAAGCTTATGAACTTTCGCAGGATGAACAAATGTATGTAGAAAATCTCGCAAAAAGTAAATATGAAAGCAGTGACTGGAACTTTAAAAGGTAG
- a CDS encoding rhodanese-like domain-containing protein, with product MEWIILIVLLAGIVAYSLYTYFYQRKILKSLTEEEFRAGYRKAQLIDIREPNEFDGGHIWGARNIPLSQMRHRYKEIRQDQPVYLYCQNTTRSGRAAQQLKKKGYSELYMLKGGFRSWTGKVKKK from the coding sequence TTGGAATGGATTATTTTAATCGTGCTTTTAGCAGGAATCGTTGCCTACAGTCTTTACACTTATTTTTATCAGCGGAAAATTCTTAAATCACTTACTGAGGAAGAATTCCGGGCTGGCTATCGCAAAGCCCAGCTTATTGATATAAGAGAACCGAACGAATTTGATGGCGGCCACATCTGGGGTGCACGCAATATCCCCCTTTCACAAATGCGCCACCGGTACAAAGAGATTCGCCAGGATCAGCCTGTTTATCTATATTGCCAAAACACTACAAGAAGCGGCCGTGCAGCCCAGCAGCTCAAGAAAAAGGGCTACAGCGAGCTATACATGCTAAAAGGCGGTTTCCGTTCATGGACCGGCAAAGTGAAAAAGAAGTAA
- a CDS encoding SA1362 family protein produces the protein MKRGSNWFFLAIAGLAGFYLITTMITNPAALLQQAAILVITIAIIYLVFRYFMKRKMGSDYSSYSKAVKQSKRTANEKTYSSSPSKTVTPIKKYVKRKPFKKKSSSHLTVIEGKKGKKKNRALF, from the coding sequence ATGAAACGCGGATCGAACTGGTTTTTTCTGGCTATTGCGGGTCTTGCAGGTTTCTATTTGATTACTACCATGATCACAAATCCTGCTGCTCTCCTGCAGCAGGCAGCAATCTTGGTCATTACCATTGCCATTATCTATCTTGTGTTCCGTTATTTTATGAAAAGGAAAATGGGGTCTGATTACTCGTCCTATTCAAAAGCGGTGAAGCAGTCGAAGCGTACCGCAAACGAAAAAACTTATTCCAGCTCCCCTTCCAAGACGGTCACTCCCATCAAAAAATACGTGAAAAGAAAGCCTTTTAAGAAGAAAAGCTCCAGTCACTTGACAGTCATTGAAGGAAAAAAAGGAAAAAAGAAAAATAGGGCCCTTTTTTAA